In Triticum aestivum cultivar Chinese Spring chromosome 5B, IWGSC CS RefSeq v2.1, whole genome shotgun sequence, the following proteins share a genomic window:
- the LOC123115001 gene encoding wall-associated receptor kinase 2-like, which translates to MALSFLLPALLLAALPTIPIAGQTLKPSCQASCRGVDIPYPFGIGPGCFREGFEITCNDDGGGSPVLPLLANTTIKVVHLSIDTAELQVMLPIGFQCYSSRQDGAHVSSYGGLWGMHGDGVYRISNTRNMFVVLGCMTMGMASSRRIAEPGSGGPWTSLYGFHTGCMSYCNGPASMRDGVCAGVGCCHVDIPPGLTDGLFRFDDLNHSKVVDYSPCDFAFLVDKTNYTFRRSDLLKPIRDVVDWTVPVWLDWAIRDYGSVPAASCADAAKSTAAEYACKSSLGVCVMSSTNGTGYTCKCGNGYEGNAYLPEGCTDINECDFPDKYHCDGNCENIPGDYKCRCRPGYQSDDPKSIPCIPRFPLAAQVAIGTILSLSFLAIALLMTLLMLQKKRMREYFKKNGGLILKNVETLQIFTKEEINKITHNHSEFLGKGAFGEVYKGYLPDDAMVAVKSFIQVKETTMEEFTKEVLIQSKMIHKNILKLYGCCLEVDVPMLVYEFAAKGSLGDILHLNENQKLPIDLRLDIAIGSAEGLKYMHLYASQSIRHGDVKPDNILLDGELVPKISDFGLSKMLKVDEYFTKIVVGCMGYIDPVFIKTGLLTQKSDVYSFGVVLLELITRRKIVYDENCSLIMEFRKVYVKDKSGRAMFDKEIVTEEDILVVEEIGKLAIECLEEDVEDRPDMGEVAQRLVMLRRNKKHGKARPHPFQANQYDKWYGQQECTDLNGNDEAAFLFANP; encoded by the exons ATGGCGTTGTCGTTCTTGCTTCCAGCGCTGCTGCTAGCGGCGTTGCCAACCATCCCGATCGCCGGTCAGACCTTGAAGCCAAGCTGTCAGGCGAGCTGCCGCGGCGTCGACATCCCCTACCCCTTCGGTATCGGCCCCGGCTGCTTCCGCGAGGGCTTCGAGATCACCTgcaacgacgacggcggcggcagccccGTCCTGCCGCTTCTTGCCAACACGACCATCAAGGTCGTGCACCTCTCCATCGATACCGCCGAGCTGCAGGTAATGCTTCCCATCGGGTTCCAGTGCTACAGCTCCCGCCAGGATGGCGCCCACGTCTCCAGCTACGGCGGATTGTGGGGGATGCACGGCGACGGCGTGTACCGCATCTCCAACACGCGGAACATGTTCGTCGTCCTCGGGTGCATGACCATGGGCATGGCGTCAAGCAGGCGCATCGCCGAGCCAGGTAGCGGGGGCCCCTGGACAAGCCTATACGGCTTCCACACAGGCTGCATGTCCTACTGCAATGGCCCCGCGAGCATGCGGGACGGCGTGTGCGCCGGCGTCGGGTGCTGCCACGTCGACATCCCGCCGGGGCTCACTGACGGTCTGTTTAGGTTCGACGATCTGAACCACTCCAAGGTGGTTGACTACAGCCCATGCGACTTCGCCTTCCTCGTCGACAAGACCAATTACACCTTCCGGCGGTCGGATCTATTAAAGCCGATCAGAGATGTAGTGGATTGGACCGTGCCGGTGTGGCTGGACTGGGCTATCCGCGACTACGGGAGCGTCCCCGCTGCATCCTGTGCCGACGCGGCCAAGTCAACAGCCGCGGAGTACGCCTGCAAGAGCTCTCTCGGTGTGTGCGTCATGAGCTCCACCAATGGGACTGGCTACACCTGCAAGTGCGGCAATGGCTACGAGGGCAACGCCTACCTTCCCGAAGGATGTACTG ATATCAATGAATGTGATTTTCCGGATAAGTATCATTGTGACGGCAATTGCGAAAACATACCAGGAGATTACAAATGCAGATGTCGACCAGGTTATCAGAGCGACGACCCAAAAAGTATTCCCTGCATTCCAAGGTTCCCCCTTGCAGCACAGGTTGCCATAG GCACCATCTTGAGTCTGTCATTCCTGGCTATTGCCCTACTTATGACACTCCTAATGCTGCAAAAGAAGAGAATGAGAGAATATTTCAAGAAGAATGGGGGCTTGATACTGAAAAATGTGGAAACCTTACAGATTTTCACGAAGGAGGAAATAAATAAAATCACACATAACCATTCAGAGTTTCTTGGCAAAGGGGCCTTTGGTGAAGTCTATAAAGGATATCTTCCTGATGATGCCATGGTAGCAGTCAAGTCCTTTATCCAGGTGAAGGAAACTACAATGGAAGAATTTACCAAGGAAGTATTGATCCAATCGAAGATGATTCACAAGAATATTCTCAAGCTCTACGGTTGTTGCTTGGAGGTGGATGTTCCAATGCTAGTGTATGAGTTTGCTGCTAAAGGGAGTCTGGGAGACATTCTCCATCTCAATGAAAACCAAAAACTCCCCATAGACTTGCGTTTGGATATTGCTATTGGATCTGCAGAGGGGTTGAAATACATGCACTTGTACGCATCTCAATCCATACGACATGGTGATGTCAAACCGGACAACATACTTCTAGATGGTGAGTTAGTACCAAAGATCTCAGACTTTGGCTTATCAAAAATGCTTAAAGTCGATGAATATTTCACCAAGATTGTGGTTGGGTGCATGGGTTACATAGATCCCGTCTTCATCAAAACCGGCCTCTTAACACAAAAGAGTGATGTTTACAGCTTTGGAGTCGTTCTATTGGAACTTATTACCAGGAGAAAAATTGTATACGATGAAAATTGTAGCCTCATCATGGAGTTCCGCAAAGTTTATGTGAAAGATAAGAGTGGAAGGGCAATGTTTGATAAGGAGATTGTAACTGAAGAAGATATCTTGGTCGTAGAAGAAATCGGGAAACTAGCAATTGAATGTCTCGAGGAAGATGTAGAAGACCGGCCAGATATGGGGGAGGTAGCACAAAGACTCGTGATGCTTAGGAGAAACAAGAAGCATGGTAAAGCACGTCCACATCCCTTCCAGGCTAATCAGTATGATAAATGGTACGGCCAACAAGAATGTACTGACCTCAACGGAAATGACGAGGCCGCGTTTTTATTTGCTAATCCATAG